From the Longimicrobium sp. genome, the window GGGCGCCTGGACAAGACGGAGGACGCGCTCAAGAAGGGCGACGCCGTGCAGGTGAAGCTCCTCTCGATCGACGAGAAGGGCCGCCTGCGCCTGTCGCGCAAGGCCGCGCTGGCCGAGCTGGCGCAGAAGGGCGATTCGCAGCCGGCCTGAGCCGCGCTGTTGATCTCGTGAGAGCGCCCGGGCACCGTTGCGGTGCCCGGGCGTTTTCCATTGGTCAGATATCGTAACTGCAGCCTCACACAGAGACACAGAGGGTACGGAGAGAACGGCAGAAGGTGTTCTCCGCGGCTTGCGGTTCCCCTCTGTGTCCTCTGTGTGAGGCTTGTTGCGGTTCCGGGGTACGTTTCTGGCTGAGGGGCGCGGAGGCTCGCCAAACGGATGCGGGCGTGCCATATTGTGCGCCCGCCCGCCCCGCGGCTGTCGCGGGCGCTTGCGATACACCTCCCATCAGGCGAAGACCGCTCATGCTGATCGGGGTTCCGAAAGAGATCAAGACCAACGAAAACCGCATCGCCCTGGTGCCCGCCGGGGCCGAGGCGCTCGTGCAGTCCGGCCACCGCGTTATGGTGGAGCGCGGGGGCGGGCTGGGGAGCGGTTTCTCAGACGCACAGTACGAGGCGGCCGGCGCCACCATCCACGACGTGGAAGAGGTGTGGGCCCGCGCCGAGATGATCATGAAGGTCAAGGAGCCGATCGCGGTGGAGTACCCGCGCATCCGGCCCAACCAGCTCCTCTTCACCTACTTCCACTTCGCGGCCGACGAGGTGCTCACCCGCGCCCTGATCGACTCCAACGCGGTGGCGGTGGCGTACGAGACGGTGCAGCTCCCCAACGGCGAGCTCCCGCTGCTCACGCCCATGAGCGAGGTCGCCGGCCGCATGGCGATCCAGGCGGGGGCCAAGTACCTGGAGAAGTACTACGGCGGCCGCGGGATGCTGCTGGGCGGCGTGCCGGGCGTGGCGCCCGCCAACGTGGTGATCATCGGCGGCGGCGTGGTGGGGATCAACGCGGCGAAGATGGCGGCCGGCTTCGGCGCCCGCGTCACCATCCTGGACCTGTCGCTGGACCGCCTGCGCTACCTCTCGGACGTGATGCCGGCGAACGTGGAGATGATCTACTCCAACCGCCACAACATCCTGGAGCGGCTGGAGACGGCCGACCTGCTGGTGGGCGCCGTGCTGGTGCCGGGCGCCAAGGCTCCCAAGCTGGTGCTGCGAGAGGATCTGAAGCGGATGAAGAAGGGCTCCGTGATCGTGGACGTGGCGGTGGACCAGGGCGGGTGCGTGGAGACGATCCGCCCCACGACGCACGAGAACCCGATCTACGAGATCGAGGGCGTGATCCACTACGGCGTCGCCAACATGCCGGGCGGGGTGCCGCGCACCTCCACCCTCGCGCTGACCAACGCAACCTTTCCGTACGCGGCGCGGCTGGCGCGCCTCGGGTGGGAGGAGGCGTGCCGGCAGGATCGCGCGCTCGCCCTGGGGCTGAACGTGGTCGGCGGGCAGGTGGTGTATCCGGGCGTCGCCGAGGCGTTCGGGCTGCCGCTGGTGGCGCTGGACAGCGTCCTGGCGTAACGCTCGCCGGGCGGATGCACGCGGGCCCGCACTCCATCACAGGGGTGCGGGCCTTCGTGCGTGTTCCGCGCTTGCTCTGGTCTCACGCGGAGGCGCAGAGACGCGGAGAGGCGCCGAGGCACCTTCTGAGTTTCCTACTTGACATGCGAACATGATCGTACGCTTTCGCAGGCTTCCCTCCAATCCCGACCTTCCGCTCCCGGCTCGGCAGACGCAGGGGTCGGCGGGGTACGACGTGGCCTCCGCCGAGCCGGACTTCGTGCTGGCGGCGGGGGAGCGAAGGCTGGTGGCGACGGGGCTGGAGATCGAGCTGCCGCCGGACATCGAGTGCCAGGTGCGGCCGCGCTCGGGACTGGCGCTGCGGCACGGGATCACTCTGCCGAACACGCCCGCCACCATCGACCCGGACTACCGTGGCGAGCTGCGGGTGATCGTCTGGAACGCGGGTTCGGAGCCGGTGCCGATTCCGCGCGGGACGCGGATCGCGCAGCTGGTGTTCGCGCGCTTCGAGACGCCGTCGGTGGAGGAGGCGGCGGAGCTGAGCGCCACCGACCGCGGCAGGGGCGGGTTCGGGTCCACGGGCGGGTGAGGGTTCAGCGCGGCAGGGGGGCGGCGGTGAGGGGGCGGGCACGGGGGCGATGAATCGCGCCCCTACGGTTGTGCCCATGCCCCATTCCCCATTCCCCACTTCCCCATTCCCCGCCGTTTCCCCCCCGGCATGCCCCGTGCATCTGAGCGCCCGCGCTGCGCGAACCCTGGATTCCGCCGGGTTGCGTGCGGTCAAGTGGGGGCATAGCTTCGGGTTCACCTAACCCACCCGCTCACAGGGTGCTACGCCTGCCCAGTCCGTCCCGCCGCGCGCGAGCCGCGCCGGGAGCACAGCCTCGGGAAGCAATGGTCTTCAGCTGGCTCAGAAAAGGAAACTTCATCCCGGTCAACGACATCGCCGTCGACCTGGGGACCGCCAATACGCTGGTGTACGTGAAAGGCGAGGGAATCGTCCTCAATGAGCCCTCGGTGGTGGCCGTGGAAAAGGCCACCAACAAGATCAAGGGGATCGGGCTGGAGGCCAAGCGCATGCTGGGGAGGACCCCGGAAGGCATCACCGCCGTGCGCCCCCTAAAGGACGGCGTGATCGCCGACGTGGACGTGACGGAGATCATGCTCCGCTACTTCCTGGAGACGGTCACCTCCAAGCGCTTCCTCAAGCTGAAGCCCACCATGGTGGTGGGCGTCCCCTCGGGGATCACGGAGCTGGAGCGGCGCGCGGTACGGTCCAGCGCGCACGCGGCCGGGGCCAAGGAAGTGTACATGGTGGCCGAGCCCATGGCCGCCGCCATCGGCGTGGGGCTTCCCGTGGAGACGCCCACGGGGAACATGGTGATCGACATCGGCGGCGGGACGACGGAGATCGCCGTGATCGCGCTGAGCGGGATCGTGTGCGACACCTCCATCCGCGTGGGCGGCGACGAGATCGACAACGCCATCGTCACCTTTCTGCGCAAGAACTACAACCTGATGATCGGCGAGGCCACGGCCGAGGCGGTCAAGATCCAGATCGGCAGCGCGTTCAGCACCGGCGACGAGCGGGAGATGGACGTCAAGGGGCGCGACCTCGTCTCCGGCATCCCGAAGACGGTGCGCGTGCACTCGCAGGAGATCCGCGAGTGCATCCAGGAGCCGATCCAGGCCATCGTGGAAGCGGTGCGCCGTGCGCTTGAGATCACCCCGCCGGAGCTGGCGAGCGACATCGTGGACCGCGGCATCGTGATGACCGGGGGCGGGGCGCTGATCCGCGGGCTGGACGTGCTGATCCAGCGCGAGACCAACCTGCCGATCCACGTGGACGAGGAGCCGCTCACCTGCGTGGTGCGCGGCGCCGGGCGCATCCTGGACGACGTGCAGAAGTACAGAGGAGTGTTGACGACGTGAGCACCTTTCGGCCCTACCTCAAAGGCGCGGGCGAGCGCGGGCGCAAGCGGGACCTGGGGATCGCCGCCGGGTTCACCGTGCTTGCGCTCCTCCTGTTCAACCTGCCGGACACGTACCGCACCGGGCTGGCGACGGGGGTGCGCAACACCGCGCTCTTCCCCGTGATCGCCATGCAGGGCGGGGCGGCGGACCGGGCCGGCCGCTTCGGCGACGCGGGCGAGCTGCGCGCCGAGCGCGACTCGCTGGCCGCGTTCCTGGTGGGGCAGGCCAACCTGGCCCAGGAGAACCGCGAGCTGCGGGCGCTGATGGGCTTTCGCGAGCGGCTGGGCTACACCTTCGTGGCGGCCGAGGCTTCGCGCGGGCGCGGCGTGGGCGCCACCGGCACGCTGCAGCTCTCCGCCGGGCGGCGCGAGGGGGTCGGCACCGCCGCGGCCATCGTGACCGCCGAGGGGCTGGTGGGTAGCGTGTGGCGGCTGGGCGACCGCTCGGCCGTGGGGATCGACTGGACGCACCCCGAGTTCGGGCTGAGCGTGATGACGCAGGACGGCGAGACGTACGGGATCGCCAAGCCCACCAACGGCCCGCAGGGCGAGCGGATGCTGGCGCTGACGCCGGTGGCCTTCCACACGCAGCCGCCCAACGGGTCGCTGATCGTGACCTCGGGCGACGGCGGGCTCTACCCGCGCGGAATTCCCGTGGGCCGCGTGGCGGGCGCGGGGCGCGCGGAGGGCGGCTGGCAGCGGGTGTACTACATCCGCCCCCTGGTGAGCCCCGCGCAGATGTCGCACGTGCTGATCCTGGGCGCGCCCACCAAGGCGCCGACCGATCAGGACCTGGCGGCGGCGTGGGGGGTGACGCTGAGCGCGGCCGAGCGCGACTCCGCGCGCGCCACCGGCCCGGCGGTCTCGCCCGACGCGGCGACGCCCACGGCTCCGGTGCGCCCGCAGCCCCGTGCCACGGCGCCGCGCCCCCGGCCCCAGCCGCGGCGCCCGGCGATCGTAGACCCGACTCCGGAGCTTCCCGGGCGCGTGGTGGACCCGAACGCGCCCCGGGTGCCGCCGGGGCTTCCGGCGCCGACCAACCCCTGACCGAGCGGCGGACTATCGATGACGGAAGGAACGCGGTGGCAGTTCGTGGGATTGATCGCGGGGCTGGTGATCCTCCATTTCGTGCTGCGGGTGGGGCTCGGGCTGGGGTTCTACGTCCCCGACCTGCTGACGGTGGCGCTGCTGCTGGCCGCGCGCCGCATGCGCGCCGGGGCCGCCGCCGGGCTGGGGGTGCTCTTCGGCGTGCTGGACGGCGCGGTGAATCCCTTCACCATGGGGGCCAGCGCGCTGGTGCTGGCGGTGCTGGGCTACCTGGCCTCCCGCTCGCGCGAGGTGCTGGCCGGCGACTCGCCGGTGCTCCTGGTGGCCTTTCTGGGGCTGGGGAAGTACCTGTTCGACGCGTTCCTGTGGGGAGTGCTCTCTTCGCGGTCCCTGGCGGGGCCCGCGTCCGTGCTGTTCACCCTCTCCCCGCTGGCGGCGCTGTACGCCGCGGCGGCGGGGCTGGCGGCCGTAACCGTGTACCGCGCGCTGGTGTAGGGATCCGTCTATGAGAAGGTACAGGGCGCTCCGGCTGGGGGACCCCCTCCTCTTCGGATTCGTTGTGGCGCTGGCGATCTTTGGGATCGCCATGGTGTTCAGCGCCGGCGTGGTGGACGTGGGGTACACCCGCGCCCAGGGGGCGTGGCGCGCCCAGATCATCTGGTTCTGCCTGTCGCTGATTCTGGTGCCGCTCATCCTGCGCGTTCCGGTGGGGTGGCTGGAGTGGGGCGCGCAGCCGGCCTACGCCCTCTCCCTGGTCCTCCTCCTCCTGGTCCCCGTCATCGGCTCCGGCGGCGAGACGACGGGCGGCATCAAGAGCTGGATCGTGATCGGGCCGCTGCGCCTGCAGCCGGCGGAGCTGGCGAAGCTGGCCACGGCCATGATGCTGGCGCGCGTCCTGGGCGAGTGGCGGGAGCCCCCGCGCACGCTGTGGGCGCTGTGGAAGCCGATCGTGGTGGTGATGGTGCCCATGGTGCTGGTGCTGGCGCAGCCCGACCTCGGCTCGGCGATGGTGTTCGGCTCGATCCTGGTGTGGTGCCTGTTCTGGGCCGGGACGCCGCTGATGACCATCTTCTTCCTGGTGAGCCCGGCGCTCTCGCTGTTCATCTCGATCAACCCGATCGTGTGGGGCGTGTACATCGTCGTATTGCTGATACTGCTGCTTTACCGCGACGCATTCCTGGCGGAGAAGGCCTCCATCTGGATGGCGAACGCCGTGGCGGGCGGCGTGGCGCTGCCGCTGTGGAACACGCTGAAGCCCTACCAGAAGAACCGCCTCCTGGTCTTCCTGGATCCGATGATCGACGCGCGCGGGGCGGGGTACAACCTGATCCAGTCGCGGGTGGCCATCGGGAGCGGCGGGCTGTGGGGGAAGGGGTTCCTGGACGGCTCGCAGAAGCGCCTGGCCTTCCTTCCCGAGCAGCACACCGACTTCATCTTCGCCGTGGTGGGCGAGGAGACGGGGTTCATAGGGGTGATGGCGGTGCTGGTCACCTTTGGCCTGATCTTCTGGCGGCTGATCCACATCGCCGAGCGCTCGCGCGACCCGTTCGCCTCTCTGGTGCCCATCGGGCTGCTGGGGAGCTGGTTCGCGCACGTGCTGGTGAACGTGGGGATGACGGTGGGGATCATGCCCATCACCGGCATCCCGCTCCCCTTCATCTCGTATGGCGGCTCGTTCCTCCTGCTGAACATCGTGGCGATGGCGGTGGTGCAGCGAATAGCCGCGGAGACGGCGAGATAGCGGAACTGCAGGGATGAGGGATGGGGGATCAGGGATGAGGCGCGTCTCCGCGGCATCTCCTGTTCCCTCTCCCTAATTCCCACATCCCCCATCCCTAATCCCTAATCCCCACCAATGGCCTGGTTCCGCAAACCCAAGACGCGCCTGCAGGCGGCCGACCGGCGCGACCTTCCCGGCGACGTGTGGGAGAAGTGCCCTGCGTGCGGGGACATCCTGTACCGCGAGAAGCTCAAGGAGAACTGGAACGTCTGCCCCACCTGCGCCCACCACATGCGGCTGCCGGCCAACGGCTACGTGGCGCTGCTGGTGGACGAGGGGACGTTCCGCGAGCGCGACCGCGACCTGCGCTCGGCCGATCCGCTCAAGTTCGTGGATCTCAAGGCCTACAAGGACCGCCTGGCCGCCGCCGAGCGCAAGAGCGTCCATGGCGAGGCCGTCATCACCGGCGAGGGGAAGCTGGACGAGATCCCCGTGTCGATCGGCGTGATGGACTTCGCCTTCATCGGCGGGTCGATGGGCTCGGTGGTGGGGGAGAAGCTGGCGCGCGCCGGGCTGCGCGCGCTGGAGAAGCAGCAGCCGCTGATCATCGTCTCCGCCTCCGGCGGGGCGCGGATGATGGAGGGGATCTTTTCGCTGATGCAGATGGCGAAGACCTCCGCCGTGCTCGCGCAGATGGACGAGGCGGGGCTCCCCTACATCTCCATCCTCACCGACCCCACCACGGGCGGCGTCACGGCGTCGTACGCCATGCTGGGCGACGCCAACCTGGCGGAGCCGGGTACGCTGATCGGCTTCGCGGGGCCGCGCGTGATCGAGCAGACGATCAAACAGGAGCTCCCCGAGGGCTTCCAGCGCGCCGAGTTCCTGCTGGAGCACGGGATGCTGGACCGCATCGTCGACCGGCGGAGCATGAAGCGCGAGGTGTCGCGCCTGCTGCGGCACATGCTGGCGCTTCCCGCGCCGGAGGACTTCGCGCTGAACATGGCTCCCGACGCCCCGTGACGCGCGCGGACGTACCCGGGGCCTGGCTCTTCGCCCGGCCCACGGGCGGCATCCGCTGGGGTCTGGAACGGACGGAGGCGCTCCTCGCCGGTGTGGGTGATCCACACCGGCGTTTCCGTGCGCTCCACGTGGGCGGCACCAATGGCAAGGGTTCGGTATGCGCCCTCTGCGCCGCCGCTCTGCGCGCCGCCGACCCGCGCCGCACGGTGGGCCTCTACACGTCGCCGCACCTGATCTCCTTTGCGGAGCGCATCCGCATCGGCGGCGCGGCGGTGGAGCGCGACCTCCTGCTGGCGTGCGAGGCGCGCCTGCGTCCCGCCATCGAGGAGTCGGGCGCCACCTTCTTCGAGGCCACCACCGCCATCGCCTTCCTCTGCTTCGCCGAGGCGGGTGTGGACGCGGCCGTGGTGGAGGTGGGGCTGGGAGGGCGGCTGGACTCCACCAACGTCATCACCCCGGTCGCGACCGCCGTCACCAACGTCGGCATCGACCACACGGAGTACCTGGGCAACACCCCCGGCGAGATCGCGTGGGAGAAGGCGGGGATCTTCAAGCCCGGCATCCCCGCCATCGCCGGCGAGACGGAGCCGCTCCCCCTGGGCGTCCTGCGCCGCCGCGCGGAGGAGGTCGGCGCCCCCTTCTTCGCGCTCGATGACGCCGCGCGCGTGGACGACGTGCGCCTGTCGCTGGAGGGCACGCGCTTTCGCCTGGCGTCCGCGCGCTGGGGCGAGCGCGAGGTGCACACGCCGCTGATCGGCGCGCACCAAGCCCGCAACGCCGCCCTCGCCGCCGAGCTGCTGGGCATCCTCCCCGACGATCTGCGGCCGGGGTGGGACGCGGTGGAAGCGGGGCTGGCGGGGGTGCGCTGGCCGGGGCGGATGCAGGTGGAGGTGAGGAACGGGCTCACCTGGGTGTTCGACGTGGCGCACAACCCCGACGGCGTCGAGTCGCTGGCCGCCGCGCTGGACGCGCTGGATCTTCCGCGTCCGCGCGTCCTCCTCGCGGCCATCCTCTCGGACAAGGACTGGCGCGCCATGCTCCCGCCACTCGCGGCCCGCGTGGACGCCGTCGTGCTCACCGTCGCACCCACCGCCCCCGACTCGCGGCGCTGGGACCCGGAGGCGGTGGCGGCGTCGCTGGAGGTGCCGCCGGGGGTGGCGGTGCGGGTGATCCCCGACTTCTCCGCGGCGCTCCAGCGGGTGACGACGATGGCGCCGTACGGCACGGTGCTGGTGACGGGGTCGGTGCACACGGTGGGGGATGCGCTGGGGGAGCTGGGGGTGTGAGGGGCCCCCTCCCCCGCTCGTTCCTCGCGACCCCTCCCCCAAAACTGCCTGGGGGAGGGGTGG encodes:
- the ald gene encoding alanine dehydrogenase, coding for MLIGVPKEIKTNENRIALVPAGAEALVQSGHRVMVERGGGLGSGFSDAQYEAAGATIHDVEEVWARAEMIMKVKEPIAVEYPRIRPNQLLFTYFHFAADEVLTRALIDSNAVAVAYETVQLPNGELPLLTPMSEVAGRMAIQAGAKYLEKYYGGRGMLLGGVPGVAPANVVIIGGGVVGINAAKMAAGFGARVTILDLSLDRLRYLSDVMPANVEMIYSNRHNILERLETADLLVGAVLVPGAKAPKLVLREDLKRMKKGSVIVDVAVDQGGCVETIRPTTHENPIYEIEGVIHYGVANMPGGVPRTSTLALTNATFPYAARLARLGWEEACRQDRALALGLNVVGGQVVYPGVAEAFGLPLVALDSVLA
- the dut gene encoding dUTP diphosphatase, which codes for MIVRFRRLPSNPDLPLPARQTQGSAGYDVASAEPDFVLAAGERRLVATGLEIELPPDIECQVRPRSGLALRHGITLPNTPATIDPDYRGELRVIVWNAGSEPVPIPRGTRIAQLVFARFETPSVEEAAELSATDRGRGGFGSTGG
- a CDS encoding rod shape-determining protein, encoding MVFSWLRKGNFIPVNDIAVDLGTANTLVYVKGEGIVLNEPSVVAVEKATNKIKGIGLEAKRMLGRTPEGITAVRPLKDGVIADVDVTEIMLRYFLETVTSKRFLKLKPTMVVGVPSGITELERRAVRSSAHAAGAKEVYMVAEPMAAAIGVGLPVETPTGNMVIDIGGGTTEIAVIALSGIVCDTSIRVGGDEIDNAIVTFLRKNYNLMIGEATAEAVKIQIGSAFSTGDEREMDVKGRDLVSGIPKTVRVHSQEIRECIQEPIQAIVEAVRRALEITPPELASDIVDRGIVMTGGGALIRGLDVLIQRETNLPIHVDEEPLTCVVRGAGRILDDVQKYRGVLTT
- the mreC gene encoding rod shape-determining protein MreC; this translates as MSTFRPYLKGAGERGRKRDLGIAAGFTVLALLLFNLPDTYRTGLATGVRNTALFPVIAMQGGAADRAGRFGDAGELRAERDSLAAFLVGQANLAQENRELRALMGFRERLGYTFVAAEASRGRGVGATGTLQLSAGRREGVGTAAAIVTAEGLVGSVWRLGDRSAVGIDWTHPEFGLSVMTQDGETYGIAKPTNGPQGERMLALTPVAFHTQPPNGSLIVTSGDGGLYPRGIPVGRVAGAGRAEGGWQRVYYIRPLVSPAQMSHVLILGAPTKAPTDQDLAAAWGVTLSAAERDSARATGPAVSPDAATPTAPVRPQPRATAPRPRPQPRRPAIVDPTPELPGRVVDPNAPRVPPGLPAPTNP
- the mreD gene encoding rod shape-determining protein MreD, yielding MTEGTRWQFVGLIAGLVILHFVLRVGLGLGFYVPDLLTVALLLAARRMRAGAAAGLGVLFGVLDGAVNPFTMGASALVLAVLGYLASRSREVLAGDSPVLLVAFLGLGKYLFDAFLWGVLSSRSLAGPASVLFTLSPLAALYAAAAGLAAVTVYRALV
- the rodA gene encoding rod shape-determining protein RodA, which codes for MRRYRALRLGDPLLFGFVVALAIFGIAMVFSAGVVDVGYTRAQGAWRAQIIWFCLSLILVPLILRVPVGWLEWGAQPAYALSLVLLLLVPVIGSGGETTGGIKSWIVIGPLRLQPAELAKLATAMMLARVLGEWREPPRTLWALWKPIVVVMVPMVLVLAQPDLGSAMVFGSILVWCLFWAGTPLMTIFFLVSPALSLFISINPIVWGVYIVVLLILLLYRDAFLAEKASIWMANAVAGGVALPLWNTLKPYQKNRLLVFLDPMIDARGAGYNLIQSRVAIGSGGLWGKGFLDGSQKRLAFLPEQHTDFIFAVVGEETGFIGVMAVLVTFGLIFWRLIHIAERSRDPFASLVPIGLLGSWFAHVLVNVGMTVGIMPITGIPLPFISYGGSFLLLNIVAMAVVQRIAAETAR
- the accD gene encoding acetyl-CoA carboxylase, carboxyltransferase subunit beta produces the protein MAWFRKPKTRLQAADRRDLPGDVWEKCPACGDILYREKLKENWNVCPTCAHHMRLPANGYVALLVDEGTFRERDRDLRSADPLKFVDLKAYKDRLAAAERKSVHGEAVITGEGKLDEIPVSIGVMDFAFIGGSMGSVVGEKLARAGLRALEKQQPLIIVSASGGARMMEGIFSLMQMAKTSAVLAQMDEAGLPYISILTDPTTGGVTASYAMLGDANLAEPGTLIGFAGPRVIEQTIKQELPEGFQRAEFLLEHGMLDRIVDRRSMKREVSRLLRHMLALPAPEDFALNMAPDAP
- a CDS encoding folylpolyglutamate synthase/dihydrofolate synthase family protein, encoding MTRADVPGAWLFARPTGGIRWGLERTEALLAGVGDPHRRFRALHVGGTNGKGSVCALCAAALRAADPRRTVGLYTSPHLISFAERIRIGGAAVERDLLLACEARLRPAIEESGATFFEATTAIAFLCFAEAGVDAAVVEVGLGGRLDSTNVITPVATAVTNVGIDHTEYLGNTPGEIAWEKAGIFKPGIPAIAGETEPLPLGVLRRRAEEVGAPFFALDDAARVDDVRLSLEGTRFRLASARWGEREVHTPLIGAHQARNAALAAELLGILPDDLRPGWDAVEAGLAGVRWPGRMQVEVRNGLTWVFDVAHNPDGVESLAAALDALDLPRPRVLLAAILSDKDWRAMLPPLAARVDAVVLTVAPTAPDSRRWDPEAVAASLEVPPGVAVRVIPDFSAALQRVTTMAPYGTVLVTGSVHTVGDALGELGV